In a single window of the Aridibaculum aurantiacum genome:
- a CDS encoding C25 family cysteine peptidase has protein sequence MKRIAVFVVLLLVSAVTFAQSYYNEWIDYSKTYYRFKVGSNGLYRIPGTLLGSLDLAGHPAEHFQLWRNGKQVPIFTSSATGPLGTGGFIEFWGEMNDGTTNTDLYRNPNFNLNDKKSLLTDTAAYFLTVNPAGGGNSRFAATANNVTGNTLPAQPFFMHTARHDFMQQIHRGMALPAGSEYVYSSAYDQGEMWSSWDTHPANPLSHTFDNLFLSNDGPAASFRAAVAGSAPNNRQYRFEINNVAVVDSSLSTFGAGINQRNNVTLSGNTASVRLVNLSTQQHDRIVCSFIELRYPRQFNFNNQSSFTFTMPATASGQYLEIQNFRTDGVAPVLYDLTNNRRYVADVSTPGVVKVVLQPSSVAANLVLVSQHPNEIVQVQNLLTRTFVDYRVAANQGDYLIISHPLLQQSFQGADQVEAYRAYRNSSVGGGFTARIANIDQLVDQFGYGIKKNPLSVKNFLRFARATFAVAPKYAFLIGKGVSYNEYRMHQASPHADRLNIVPTWGYPASDVMLGSDNLDPVMRTGIGRLSVVSPKEVADYLEKIKQYEEAQRNPAQTIEAKAWMKNVVHVEGGNDPNISNLLGAYLRSYENIIKDTLFGANVVTFSKTTTGPVTPIVNQLMQQMFSSGISLLNYFGHSSATALDYNLEDPYSYNNQGKYPMFIVNGCNAGNMFSFDTARFVVLSTLTERFTLAKERGAIGFIASTHFGLTSYLDYYNLGFYRHLRGPGYGKSVSENMVAANNGLLTSPYGPNVMGARLHAEETTLHGDPAIKINAHEKPDFVVEEPQIRIVPNIVSVADLKFDVKALVYNIGKATGDSVMVQVKHQYPDGTSAVLLQRKIRSIRVVDSLMLQVAIDPLRDRGENKIIVTVDLDNAYNEMSETNNSNARTFVIQDNGLRPVYPVNFAIVNRTNIKLAASTTNPLAPSQPYMMEIDTTEFFNSPLKVSRTITSAGGLIEFEPGISFTDSTVYYWRVASVPTAGVANWTTSSFTYVGGPNIGYNQSHLFQHLKSTSQRMSIDSASRQWKYGNSLSNMVIINAVPGISGFYNNDYSISVNGNLNIISACVGHSVIFNVFDPVSMKPYYNQPQPATTPNNVSGTFMNSGFRGNGNCDRFGRQWNFEYSFKDTTSRRWMRDFMDWIPSGAVVTARIILDGPLNENPYVDVWKADQSIYGVGNTLYDRLKAAGFAELDSFNRPRTWSFVYKKNDATFQPVSRLSVAQELITLNVDIPTRDTLGFVTSPVFGPARSWKQVNWRGASAETTAGDSIVVSVIGIRPSGVADTLFRLNSQQQNFDISSVSATQYPNMRLHMRNQDSRHLTPYQLRYWRLFYEPVPEGALAANLAPAMKDSFEVGEKLNFAIAFKNISDAPFADSIRLRMILYDKNNVANVIPYARLKRLQPGDTAMIRYEINTSLYEGNNTVYLDVNPDFEQPEQYRFNNFLYKNFRVQQDVFNPLLDVTFDGVRILNGDIVSAKPSILVKLKDDSKFLALNDTALVTVYLKYPNNGPVRRFAYNTDTLKFIPADLSAGKNEAMIEFNPSLIEDSGNDFYELIVKGKDRAGNPTSNLDYQVRFQVINKPMISNMFNYPNPFTSSTAFVFTLTGSEVPQNLRIQIMTVTGKIVKEITKHELGPLNIGRNITEYKWDGTDQYGQQLANGIYLYRVITNHNGTSLEKYNSIDGSGNRVNTDKFFNNGYGKMYLMR, from the coding sequence ATGAAAAGAATTGCTGTTTTTGTTGTGCTGCTGCTTGTGAGTGCTGTCACTTTTGCTCAATCGTATTACAATGAGTGGATCGATTACTCAAAAACTTATTATCGCTTCAAGGTTGGGAGTAACGGTTTATACCGTATTCCTGGCACCCTACTAGGTTCTCTTGACCTTGCTGGCCATCCCGCTGAGCATTTCCAGCTTTGGCGCAATGGTAAGCAGGTTCCCATATTTACCAGTAGTGCTACAGGACCATTGGGCACAGGTGGCTTTATAGAATTTTGGGGTGAAATGAACGACGGCACCACCAATACCGACCTTTACCGCAACCCAAACTTTAACCTGAACGATAAGAAGAGCCTGCTAACAGATACTGCTGCTTATTTTCTAACGGTTAATCCTGCTGGTGGTGGAAATTCTCGTTTTGCTGCTACCGCCAATAATGTAACTGGCAATACACTTCCGGCGCAGCCATTTTTTATGCATACTGCCCGCCACGATTTTATGCAACAGATACATCGTGGTATGGCACTTCCTGCAGGCAGCGAGTATGTATACTCCAGTGCTTATGACCAGGGGGAAATGTGGAGCTCATGGGATACGCACCCTGCTAACCCGCTGTCTCATACTTTCGATAACTTGTTTTTGTCTAATGATGGGCCTGCTGCCAGCTTTAGAGCTGCGGTAGCTGGGTCTGCACCCAATAACAGGCAATATCGTTTTGAAATAAATAATGTAGCGGTTGTTGATAGTAGCCTCTCTACTTTTGGTGCAGGTATAAATCAACGCAATAACGTCACCCTTTCAGGCAACACTGCATCGGTACGACTTGTAAACTTATCTACCCAGCAGCACGACAGGATCGTGTGCAGTTTTATTGAGTTGAGATATCCCCGCCAATTCAACTTCAACAACCAGTCTTCTTTCACTTTTACAATGCCGGCAACTGCCAGTGGCCAATACCTGGAAATTCAGAATTTTAGGACCGATGGTGTAGCGCCTGTTTTGTACGACCTTACCAATAATCGCCGTTATGTAGCAGATGTTTCTACGCCTGGCGTGGTAAAGGTGGTGCTTCAACCTTCATCGGTAGCTGCTAACCTGGTGCTGGTATCTCAGCATCCCAACGAAATTGTCCAGGTTCAAAATTTACTTACCCGCACGTTTGTAGATTACCGTGTTGCCGCCAACCAGGGCGATTATCTAATCATCTCTCACCCGCTTTTACAGCAGTCTTTCCAGGGTGCAGACCAGGTAGAGGCTTACAGGGCTTATCGCAATTCTTCTGTTGGTGGAGGCTTCACTGCACGCATAGCCAATATCGATCAGCTTGTTGACCAGTTTGGTTATGGCATAAAGAAGAACCCGCTGAGCGTAAAGAACTTTTTACGTTTTGCCAGGGCCACATTTGCTGTTGCGCCTAAATATGCTTTCTTGATTGGTAAAGGCGTTTCTTACAACGAGTACCGTATGCACCAGGCGAGCCCACATGCAGATAGATTGAATATTGTTCCAACGTGGGGTTACCCGGCTTCAGATGTGATGCTTGGTTCAGACAATCTTGACCCCGTAATGCGTACAGGAATTGGACGTTTAAGCGTGGTTTCTCCAAAAGAAGTTGCGGATTATTTAGAAAAGATAAAGCAATACGAAGAGGCACAACGAAACCCTGCACAAACAATAGAGGCAAAAGCATGGATGAAGAATGTGGTACATGTGGAAGGTGGAAACGATCCTAACATCAGTAACCTGTTAGGTGCTTATTTGCGCAGCTACGAAAACATCATCAAGGATACTTTGTTTGGAGCCAACGTGGTTACTTTTAGTAAGACCACTACCGGCCCGGTAACTCCTATTGTGAACCAGCTGATGCAGCAAATGTTCTCATCTGGTATAAGCCTGCTCAACTATTTCGGCCACTCCTCAGCCACCGCCTTAGATTACAACCTTGAAGATCCATATTCGTACAACAACCAGGGTAAGTACCCAATGTTCATTGTTAATGGTTGTAATGCAGGTAATATGTTCTCGTTTGATACCGCACGTTTTGTAGTATTAAGCACACTTACTGAGCGTTTCACTTTGGCCAAAGAAAGAGGCGCTATTGGTTTTATTGCCAGCACTCACTTCGGTCTTACTTCTTACCTGGATTACTATAATCTTGGGTTTTACCGCCACCTGCGTGGTCCGGGTTATGGTAAATCTGTTTCAGAAAATATGGTAGCAGCTAACAATGGCTTGCTTACTTCTCCTTATGGTCCTAATGTAATGGGTGCACGTCTTCACGCTGAAGAGACCACTTTACATGGAGATCCTGCAATAAAAATAAATGCACACGAGAAACCAGATTTTGTAGTGGAAGAACCGCAGATACGTATTGTACCCAACATTGTATCTGTAGCTGATCTGAAGTTTGATGTAAAGGCACTTGTATACAATATTGGAAAAGCAACCGGCGATTCGGTTATGGTCCAGGTAAAACATCAATATCCGGATGGAACCAGTGCAGTATTGCTCCAAAGAAAGATCAGGTCTATACGCGTAGTAGATTCTTTGATGCTGCAAGTGGCAATTGATCCATTAAGAGACAGGGGTGAAAACAAGATCATTGTTACCGTAGACCTTGACAATGCTTACAATGAAATGAGCGAGACCAACAATTCTAATGCACGCACTTTTGTAATACAGGATAATGGCCTTCGCCCGGTTTACCCAGTGAATTTTGCTATAGTTAACCGTACAAACATAAAGCTGGCTGCTTCTACTACTAATCCTTTGGCGCCGTCGCAGCCGTATATGATGGAGATAGATACCACTGAGTTTTTCAACTCGCCACTAAAGGTTTCCCGTACAATAACATCTGCAGGTGGTTTAATAGAATTTGAACCAGGAATATCTTTTACCGACAGTACTGTGTACTACTGGAGAGTAGCAAGTGTACCTACTGCTGGTGTTGCAAACTGGACAACTTCATCTTTTACTTACGTTGGTGGTCCTAATATAGGTTATAATCAATCGCACTTATTCCAGCACCTGAAATCAACAAGCCAGAGAATGAGCATAGACTCAGCAAGCAGGCAATGGAAATATGGTAACAGCTTATCAAATATGGTAATCATAAATGCAGTACCTGGTATAAGTGGTTTCTACAACAACGATTACAGCATTTCGGTAAATGGTAACCTGAATATCATAAGTGCATGCGTTGGTCACTCAGTTATTTTCAATGTATTTGATCCTGTAAGCATGAAGCCTTACTACAACCAACCACAACCGGCAACTACACCTAACAATGTGTCGGGAACCTTCATGAACAGCGGGTTTAGGGGTAATGGCAATTGTGACAGGTTTGGACGCCAGTGGAATTTTGAATACTCCTTCAAGGACACAACATCAAGAAGGTGGATGCGTGATTTCATGGACTGGATCCCATCCGGGGCTGTGGTAACTGCGCGTATCATTTTAGATGGACCGTTAAATGAGAATCCTTATGTAGATGTTTGGAAAGCAGATCAGTCAATCTATGGAGTAGGCAACACTCTATATGATCGTTTGAAAGCGGCAGGCTTTGCTGAGCTAGATTCTTTCAACCGTCCACGCACATGGTCTTTTGTTTACAAAAAGAACGATGCTACTTTCCAACCTGTTTCAAGGCTTAGTGTAGCGCAGGAACTGATAACATTGAATGTAGATATTCCTACCAGGGATACATTGGGTTTTGTTACCTCCCCTGTATTTGGCCCTGCTCGTAGCTGGAAGCAAGTAAATTGGCGTGGAGCAAGTGCAGAAACTACTGCGGGTGATTCTATTGTTGTTTCAGTAATAGGAATACGCCCTTCTGGTGTGGCTGATACTTTGTTCAGGTTGAACTCGCAGCAGCAGAACTTTGATATATCATCTGTTTCGGCTACTCAATATCCTAACATGCGCCTGCATATGCGCAACCAGGATTCACGCCATCTCACTCCTTATCAACTGCGTTACTGGAGGCTTTTCTATGAACCTGTACCGGAAGGTGCACTGGCTGCAAACTTGGCGCCGGCTATGAAAGATAGTTTTGAAGTAGGTGAGAAGCTGAACTTTGCTATTGCTTTCAAAAATATAAGTGATGCTCCTTTTGCTGATAGCATCAGGCTGCGGATGATATTGTACGATAAAAACAATGTGGCGAATGTTATTCCTTATGCACGCCTAAAAAGGTTGCAGCCGGGGGATACTGCCATGATCAGGTACGAGATCAACACCTCGTTGTACGAAGGAAACAACACTGTTTACCTTGATGTTAACCCTGATTTTGAGCAACCTGAGCAGTACAGGTTCAACAACTTCCTGTACAAGAACTTCAGGGTGCAGCAAGATGTATTCAACCCGCTGCTCGATGTAACTTTTGATGGTGTGCGCATTTTGAATGGTGATATCGTTTCTGCTAAACCAAGCATTCTTGTCAAGTTGAAGGATGATTCTAAATTCCTGGCGTTGAACGATACGGCACTTGTTACTGTTTACCTGAAGTATCCGAACAACGGCCCGGTTAGAAGGTTTGCTTACAATACCGACACGTTGAAGTTTATACCGGCTGATCTTTCTGCAGGTAAAAATGAAGCAATGATAGAATTCAATCCATCATTGATTGAGGACAGTGGAAACGACTTCTACGAGTTGATCGTGAAAGGAAAAGATCGCGCAGGTAATCCAACCAGCAATCTTGATTACCAGGTACGTTTCCAGGTGATCAATAAGCCGATGATATCAAACATGTTCAACTATCCTAATCCATTCACTTCGTCTACGGCTTTTGTATTTACCCTTACCGGAAGCGAGGTGCCGCAGAACCTGCGTATCCAGATCATGACGGTTACAGGAAAAATAGTGAAGGAAATAACCAAGCACGAATTGGGGCCTCTGAACATAGGTAGAAATATTACTGAGTACAAGTGGGATGGTACTGACCAATATGGACAGCAACTGGCAAATGGTATTTACTTGTACCGGGTTATTACCAACCACAATGGTACATCGTTAGAGAAATACAATTCCATAGATGGTTCAGGCAATAGAGTAAATACTGATAAATTCTTCAATAACGGGTATGGTAAAATGTACCTGATGAGATAA
- a CDS encoding PorV/PorQ family protein → MKFKVLSACVLFLIACGNADAQFRKYSNEFLNIGAGARGLAMGGAQVASVEDGTAGYWNPAGLTGIRQAPSIQAMHAEYFAGIGKYDYASIALPLHGDKRVVGLSVLRFAVDDIPNTLFLVEPDGSVNYNNIRTFSSADYAFILSYAQRVKDEENEKLSFGGNVKIIHRKVGSFAKAWGFGLDAGVQYRINKWKLGLAARDVSTTFNAWSFSFSEREKEVLYLTNNDIPVKSTELTAPRLILGGARTFDINEKFALTAEANLDVTFDGRRNTVVSSNAVNIDPRAGIEASYQNNIFLRAGISNFQRALADRDTLNQKKVWIYQPSVGAGFRIKNVMIDYAFTNLANQSNPLYTHIFSLRVDLTKKND, encoded by the coding sequence ATGAAGTTTAAAGTACTGTCTGCATGTGTGCTGTTTCTGATAGCCTGTGGAAATGCGGATGCACAGTTTCGAAAATATTCTAACGAGTTTCTAAACATTGGAGCAGGAGCAAGAGGTTTAGCCATGGGCGGAGCGCAGGTGGCCAGCGTAGAGGATGGAACTGCCGGTTATTGGAATCCTGCGGGCCTTACCGGCATACGACAAGCGCCTTCTATCCAGGCTATGCATGCCGAATATTTTGCCGGTATAGGCAAATACGATTATGCGAGTATTGCCTTACCACTTCATGGTGATAAACGCGTGGTGGGATTGTCGGTTTTGCGATTTGCAGTAGATGATATCCCAAACACCTTATTTCTTGTAGAGCCCGATGGTTCAGTTAATTACAACAACATACGCACGTTCTCTTCTGCTGATTATGCATTCATTCTTTCGTATGCACAGCGTGTAAAGGATGAAGAAAACGAGAAACTAAGCTTTGGCGGAAACGTAAAGATCATTCACCGAAAGGTAGGAAGCTTTGCAAAAGCGTGGGGCTTTGGCCTGGATGCCGGCGTTCAATACCGCATCAATAAATGGAAGCTGGGCTTGGCAGCCCGCGATGTAAGTACCACCTTCAATGCGTGGTCCTTCAGCTTTTCGGAGCGTGAAAAAGAAGTGCTTTATCTGACAAACAATGATATCCCAGTAAAATCTACAGAGCTTACTGCACCCAGGCTGATACTTGGTGGTGCCCGCACATTCGATATCAATGAAAAATTTGCACTTACCGCTGAAGCAAATCTTGATGTAACTTTTGATGGCAGAAGGAATACAGTTGTAAGCAGTAATGCGGTGAACATTGATCCACGCGCAGGTATTGAAGCTTCGTACCAAAACAACATTTTCCTTCGTGCAGGTATCTCTAATTTTCAAAGAGCGCTGGCCGATCGCGATACACTTAATCAAAAGAAAGTTTGGATTTACCAGCCGAGTGTTGGTGCTGGTTTCAGGATAAAGAACGTGATGATTGATTATGCATTTACCAACCTGGCTAACCAGTCTAATCCATTATACACCCACATCTTTTCGTTAAGGGTAGACCTGACGAAAAAGAATGATTAA
- a CDS encoding DUF2911 domain-containing protein, with amino-acid sequence MKRFLVSAIALLAVSTAVEAQINMPQPSPLQHIRQDFGMGRIEITYSRPSVKGRSMFKDNSDLAPLGKLWRTGANAATRIRFTDKVTIGGTTIDTGSYSIFTIPQKNEWEVIFNKNANASVNDYKQSEDVVRVKAQPKSLKNTAENFTIQVNNITNETADLELMWGKTVVTVPIKTDVRDRLRGQLEAALQSDRKPYFPAANFYYEFDKNYDKALENVNKAIEASPKAFWMYMLKARIQKDMGDKAGARTTAQQVVTLATEQKNDDYVRMANDLMKKI; translated from the coding sequence ATGAAAAGATTTCTAGTATCAGCGATTGCACTGCTAGCAGTTAGCACAGCTGTAGAGGCACAGATCAACATGCCTCAACCAAGCCCTCTTCAACACATCCGCCAAGACTTCGGAATGGGTCGTATAGAGATAACCTATAGCCGCCCATCAGTAAAAGGAAGGTCAATGTTCAAAGACAATTCAGACCTTGCTCCATTAGGCAAATTATGGCGCACTGGCGCTAATGCAGCCACCCGTATTCGTTTTACCGATAAGGTAACCATTGGCGGCACCACCATTGATACAGGTTCTTATTCAATTTTTACAATACCACAAAAGAATGAGTGGGAAGTAATATTCAATAAGAATGCAAATGCCAGCGTAAACGACTACAAGCAGTCTGAAGATGTGGTAAGAGTAAAAGCTCAGCCGAAATCACTGAAAAATACTGCTGAGAATTTTACTATCCAGGTAAACAACATCACAAACGAAACAGCTGACCTGGAGTTGATGTGGGGTAAAACAGTTGTTACTGTACCTATTAAAACAGATGTAAGAGATCGCTTACGCGGCCAGTTGGAAGCGGCACTACAATCAGATAGAAAGCCTTATTTCCCTGCTGCTAACTTTTACTACGAGTTTGATAAGAACTATGACAAAGCTTTAGAAAATGTAAATAAAGCTATTGAAGCTTCACCTAAAGCTTTCTGGATGTACATGCTAAAGGCACGTATTCAAAAAGACATGGGTGACAAAGCAGGTGCAAGAACAACAGCTCAACAAGTAGTAACACTTGCTACTGAGCAAAAGAATGATGATTATGTAAGGATGGCCAACGACCTGATGAAGAAGATCTAA
- a CDS encoding RDD family protein: MRKTGVGTRVLNFVVDTLLIFLLSYLLYKWWVFYVRYWGQPYFPFYMFFYGTLFMYYFLFESLFTRTPGKWLTITKVVTTKGERPNILHILLRSLLRLTIIDPFFIALWEKPLHDKLSRTEVIEA, encoded by the coding sequence ATGCGCAAAACCGGTGTTGGTACAAGGGTGTTGAATTTTGTTGTAGACACGCTGTTGATCTTTCTTCTAAGCTATTTGCTGTACAAGTGGTGGGTGTTTTACGTTCGGTATTGGGGCCAGCCGTACTTCCCGTTTTATATGTTCTTCTACGGAACCTTATTTATGTATTACTTTTTGTTTGAAAGTCTTTTTACCCGTACGCCCGGGAAATGGTTAACCATTACCAAAGTGGTTACAACCAAAGGAGAGCGCCCCAACATTCTACATATTCTTCTGCGCAGCCTGCTTCGCCTTACGATCATAGATCCATTTTTCATTGCCTTATGGGAAAAGCCACTGCATGATAAGCTGAGCAGGACTGAAGTCATAGAAGCATAG
- a CDS encoding RNA polymerase sigma factor, whose protein sequence is MAIVKQIHSSPLSDLELVKLYQKQHHQDILAQLFLRYHDLVYGTCIKYLADQEAAKDATMNIYNELLEKVKNHAIENFKSWLYVVTKNHCLMVLRQNKKMITVEFQSEYVQSEDFSHLDSVLEKERRLQRLELCMEQLNAEQKHTVHLFYMEDKCYNEICDLTGLDWNKVRSLIQNGRRNLKNCMEQNG, encoded by the coding sequence ATGGCCATAGTAAAGCAGATACATTCTTCTCCCCTTTCTGATTTGGAACTGGTAAAACTTTACCAGAAACAACATCACCAGGATATACTTGCCCAACTGTTTCTTCGCTACCACGACCTTGTATATGGCACCTGCATAAAATACTTAGCAGACCAGGAGGCAGCAAAAGATGCTACTATGAACATCTATAACGAGCTGCTGGAAAAAGTGAAGAACCACGCAATCGAAAACTTCAAAAGCTGGCTGTATGTGGTAACAAAGAACCACTGCCTGATGGTGCTTCGACAAAACAAAAAGATGATTACCGTAGAGTTTCAATCTGAATATGTGCAATCAGAAGACTTTTCGCATCTGGATTCTGTGTTAGAAAAAGAACGTCGCCTGCAAAGGCTGGAGCTATGCATGGAGCAACTAAATGCTGAGCAAAAGCATACGGTGCACCTATTTTATATGGAGGACAAGTGCTATAACGAGATCTGTGACCTAACAGGTCTGGATTGGAATAAAGTACGCAGCCTGATTCAAAACGGCAGGAGAAACCTTAAAAATTGTATGGAACAAAATGGCTGA
- a CDS encoding carboxypeptidase-like regulatory domain-containing protein: MADHFNHNDIQRYLQQQMNAKEMHAFEKAMLEDPFLADALEGYKNADAGEAQNHLAFIEHAVQGETKQAKVIPFAQKKTPWWQIAAMLIILLGAGIITYRITDNKDAPQTAQQMAQVKQDEVEATIDSIQPAEPSLAVQQAQLPLREKKPTPAGSPLLANNEAKHTPALAAASAPDSTLMAVASPAPVPYQMDQKATATEATEIPITYSNADKKSAPPTGVDQQLAGRAAGVDIPMSQRQGRTAAGPSNHFAGTVVDPAGDPLPFASIRANNNAVGTVTDAKGNFSLRSTDSVLNVTVQSLGYATTNAKLKSSAPATKIVLPEQETALSEVVVTGMTSKKRAIQKQRSNVAEPLIGWNSFYQYINKQVDSIKTAGAMVENDVTILFKINSAGNPTNIEATGTNKTTEKVATEIIEKGPRWRLLRKNGRVRLKISFN, translated from the coding sequence ATGGCTGATCATTTTAACCATAACGACATCCAGCGGTACCTGCAGCAGCAGATGAATGCCAAAGAAATGCATGCTTTCGAAAAAGCTATGCTGGAAGATCCATTCCTGGCGGATGCTTTGGAAGGTTATAAAAATGCAGATGCAGGTGAGGCACAAAACCATCTCGCTTTTATAGAACATGCTGTACAGGGAGAAACCAAACAAGCAAAGGTTATTCCGTTTGCACAAAAGAAAACTCCATGGTGGCAGATAGCAGCAATGCTAATCATATTGCTTGGCGCAGGCATCATTACCTACCGCATAACCGATAATAAAGATGCACCCCAGACAGCGCAGCAAATGGCGCAGGTAAAACAAGATGAAGTTGAAGCCACTATTGACAGTATACAACCTGCAGAACCCAGCCTGGCGGTGCAACAAGCCCAACTGCCACTGAGGGAGAAAAAACCAACACCTGCTGGTTCTCCTCTTTTGGCGAACAACGAAGCTAAACATACGCCTGCTTTAGCCGCAGCCTCAGCTCCTGACAGCACACTTATGGCAGTGGCTAGCCCCGCTCCTGTTCCCTATCAAATGGATCAAAAAGCGACAGCAACGGAGGCAACAGAAATACCTATTACGTATTCTAATGCTGATAAAAAATCGGCCCCTCCCACTGGGGTAGATCAGCAATTGGCAGGGCGGGCAGCCGGTGTAGACATCCCAATGAGCCAACGCCAGGGCAGAACAGCAGCAGGTCCGTCTAATCATTTTGCAGGAACTGTGGTGGACCCGGCAGGTGATCCACTACCTTTTGCCAGTATAAGAGCGAACAACAATGCGGTTGGCACTGTTACCGATGCTAAAGGAAATTTCTCGCTTCGCTCTACAGATTCAGTTTTGAATGTTACGGTGCAATCTTTAGGATACGCTACCACCAATGCTAAACTGAAAAGCAGTGCTCCGGCTACTAAAATAGTACTGCCCGAGCAGGAAACAGCGCTTTCTGAAGTAGTGGTAACAGGAATGACTTCTAAGAAAAGAGCAATACAAAAACAAAGATCCAATGTTGCAGAGCCTTTAATTGGGTGGAACAGTTTCTACCAGTACATCAACAAACAAGTAGACAGCATAAAAACTGCAGGTGCCATGGTTGAAAATGATGTGACCATTCTTTTTAAGATAAACTCTGCCGGAAACCCTACCAATATTGAAGCAACAGGAACCAATAAAACAACCGAAAAAGTAGCAACAGAGATAATTGAAAAAGGACCACGCTGGCGATTGCTTCGCAAAAATGGCAGGGTCAGGTTGAAGATTTCTTTCAACTAA